A stretch of Prosthecochloris marina DNA encodes these proteins:
- a CDS encoding B12-binding domain-containing radical SAM protein translates to MQIDQPETILSSESARYSEEHLKQLASEQKSRKKWLLVQPVSNTSMMVDSGTVSIPLNLLMVATLAGELFDITFIDERLGDTVPDDLSEFDVVAVTSRTLNASKAYAIGDLAKVQGKIVILGGVHPTMARDEASDHCTSVVYGEIESVWTELATDILQDTMKEVYKASTLKSMTNMHHPDFGYALQSKKSKKYSSRIPILATKGCPVGCNFCTTPTIYGKNYRFREIDFVIEEMKYHQERLGKKNVNLSFMDDNISFRPKYFLELLEEMAKIGIRWNANISMNFLHKPEVAELAGRSGCDLLSIGFESLNPETLKSVHKGSNKLSNYGNVVSNLHKNGIAIQGYFMFGFDNDSEESFQLTYDFIMENKIEFPVFSLVTPFPGTPYFDEMKSRLRHFDWNKYDTYHYMFEPTKMGGKKLLENFVKLQQEVYKGRAIMQRMKGKPLNWVWLANYMMHRFTKKLKPEIYL, encoded by the coding sequence ATGCAGATCGATCAGCCTGAGACCATCCTTTCCTCTGAATCCGCCAGATACTCGGAAGAACATCTCAAGCAGCTCGCCTCGGAACAGAAATCCCGCAAGAAATGGCTGCTGGTCCAGCCTGTCAGCAACACCAGCATGATGGTCGACTCAGGTACTGTCAGCATACCGCTCAACCTGCTCATGGTTGCAACCCTCGCTGGCGAACTGTTCGATATCACCTTTATTGACGAACGGCTCGGTGACACCGTTCCTGATGATCTTTCAGAGTTTGATGTCGTTGCCGTTACGTCGAGAACCCTCAATGCATCAAAAGCATATGCGATTGGCGACCTTGCAAAAGTACAGGGAAAAATCGTCATTCTCGGCGGCGTGCACCCGACCATGGCGCGCGACGAAGCCAGCGATCACTGTACAAGTGTCGTATATGGAGAGATCGAGTCGGTCTGGACGGAACTTGCGACAGATATCCTGCAGGACACGATGAAAGAAGTCTACAAGGCTTCGACGCTGAAGTCAATGACCAATATGCATCACCCGGATTTCGGTTACGCATTGCAATCCAAAAAATCGAAAAAATACAGCTCGCGTATTCCAATCCTGGCCACGAAAGGCTGCCCTGTCGGCTGCAATTTCTGCACGACGCCGACCATTTACGGAAAAAACTACCGTTTCCGGGAGATCGACTTCGTCATCGAAGAAATGAAGTACCACCAGGAAAGACTTGGCAAAAAAAACGTCAACCTGTCGTTCATGGACGACAATATCAGTTTCCGCCCGAAATACTTCCTGGAACTGCTCGAAGAAATGGCTAAAATCGGTATCCGGTGGAACGCCAATATTTCAATGAACTTCCTGCACAAGCCGGAAGTTGCCGAACTTGCAGGACGCTCCGGCTGCGATTTGCTGAGCATCGGCTTCGAATCGCTCAACCCTGAAACCCTCAAAAGCGTCCATAAAGGATCCAACAAACTCAGCAACTATGGGAACGTGGTCAGCAACCTTCACAAGAACGGCATTGCCATCCAGGGATACTTCATGTTCGGCTTCGATAATGACAGCGAAGAGAGCTTCCAGCTTACCTATGACTTCATCATGGAAAACAAGATCGAGTTTCCGGTATTCTCACTCGTCACCCCGTTTCCTGGTACTCCGTACTTTGATGAAATGAAATCACGGTTGCGTCACTTTGACTGGAATAAGTACGATACATACCATTACATGTTCGAACCGACGAAAATGGGAGGCAAAAAACTGCTGGAAAATTTTGTCAAGCTGCAGCAAGAAGTGTACAAAGGCCGGGCAATCATGCAGAGAATGAAAGGCAAACCGCTCAACTGGGTATGGTTAGCCAATTATATGATGCACCGTTTTACGAAGAAACTGAAGCCCGAGATTTATTTATAA
- a CDS encoding hotdog fold thioesterase, with the protein MNDSSIFTVPVTVEDINTTQIIDGQMAKHLGIEMVEIGTDYMIAKMPVDHRTIQRIGIMHGGASLALAETVGSIAASYCIDRENFFIVGQEINANHIRSVREGFVHAKATPLHLGKSSHVWDIRITSDEGKLVCVSRFTVAILKKRT; encoded by the coding sequence CACGGTCCCGGTAACTGTTGAGGATATCAACACCACACAGATCATTGATGGCCAGATGGCAAAACATCTCGGCATCGAAATGGTCGAAATAGGAACTGACTACATGATTGCGAAAATGCCGGTTGACCATCGTACGATTCAGCGCATCGGCATCATGCACGGTGGAGCATCGCTTGCACTTGCAGAAACGGTTGGAAGCATTGCCGCATCCTACTGCATAGACAGGGAAAACTTTTTCATTGTAGGACAGGAAATCAATGCAAATCACATACGCTCTGTAAGAGAAGGATTTGTCCACGCTAAAGCAACCCCTCTGCACCTCGGCAAAAGTTCTCATGTCTGGGACATCAGGATAACCAGCGATGAAGGCAAGCTGGTTTGTGTGAGCAGGTTTACCGTAGCCATTCTGAAAAAAAGAACGTAG
- a CDS encoding NADH:flavin oxidoreductase: protein MKPSIFEPSSIAGMALKNRFIRSATHESMADEHGAPTEALEKLYVRLAKGGAGAIITGYAGVQQDGKSSLLRMLMIDNDELIPAYRKLTDRVHEHGTPVILQIAHCGRQTRSAATGFPTVGPSPIADFIFNEDTPHELNNREIETIIDSFVSAAERAKKAGFDGIQLHMAHGYLLSQFLSNHTNRRRDKWGGSTANKFRIVSEILNRIRQTTGNFPVLAKINAFDNRKRGMRIEEAVEVARLLEFHGCDAIEISSGVVEDGLAIMRGPHPPMEALFKSNFRFNDMPTLLQTVAAPFIQFAMRSPKPLHGYNLEAAQSIKKAVSIPVISVGGLHDLSDISAALENGSTDYLSMSRPFIIEPNIVRKFQESTQTASRCIMCNYCALMIEVDTVKCYYGRLP from the coding sequence ATGAAACCGTCCATTTTTGAACCCTCCTCCATTGCAGGAATGGCTCTGAAGAACCGTTTCATCCGGTCCGCCACTCATGAAAGCATGGCCGATGAACATGGCGCACCGACAGAAGCTCTTGAAAAACTATACGTCAGATTGGCGAAAGGAGGGGCGGGAGCAATAATCACCGGATACGCCGGAGTACAGCAAGACGGTAAAAGCAGCTTGCTGCGTATGCTGATGATTGATAACGATGAACTGATCCCCGCTTATCGTAAACTCACCGACAGGGTTCATGAACATGGGACCCCTGTCATTCTTCAGATCGCCCACTGCGGACGCCAGACCAGATCTGCGGCAACCGGCTTTCCAACCGTAGGCCCGTCTCCCATTGCAGATTTTATCTTTAATGAAGACACACCGCATGAGCTGAACAACCGGGAAATCGAAACCATTATCGACAGCTTTGTTTCCGCTGCAGAACGAGCAAAAAAAGCCGGTTTCGACGGCATACAGCTTCACATGGCACATGGTTACCTGCTGTCACAGTTTCTCTCGAATCACACCAATCGTCGCCGGGACAAATGGGGAGGATCAACAGCTAACAAATTCAGAATCGTATCGGAAATTCTAAATCGTATCCGGCAAACAACCGGCAACTTTCCGGTACTGGCAAAAATCAATGCTTTCGATAACAGAAAAAGAGGCATGCGCATCGAAGAAGCTGTCGAGGTCGCACGCCTGCTTGAATTCCACGGTTGTGACGCCATAGAAATATCGTCCGGAGTGGTTGAAGACGGACTCGCCATCATGAGAGGGCCACACCCTCCGATGGAGGCGCTCTTCAAAAGCAACTTCAGGTTCAACGACATGCCGACGCTCCTGCAAACCGTTGCCGCCCCGTTCATTCAATTCGCCATGCGCTCTCCCAAACCTTTACACGGTTATAATCTCGAAGCGGCACAATCGATAAAAAAAGCTGTATCGATCCCGGTCATCTCTGTCGGCGGACTCCATGATCTCTCCGACATATCAGCGGCACTCGAAAACGGATCAACCGATTACCTCTCCATGTCCCGCCCGTTCATTATAGAACCGAATATCGTCAGAAAGTTTCAGGAAAGCACGCAAACAGCCTCCCGCTGCATTATGTGCAACTATTGTGCATTGATGATCGAGGTGGATACTGTCAAATGTTATTACGGCAGATTGCCGTGA
- a CDS encoding class I SAM-dependent methyltransferase — protein MSYIHSYSNTERQRLVEQADFLEKYLYPTISFGPGDTLLEVGCGVGAQIRCMLRRFKPAMITGVDRETSQVEQALANLPDEVQTGTVELYIATGDLLPFNDNTFDGAYIFFVFEHLSDPVPVIREIKRVLKPGGKFYCTEVVNQALYVYPRSPAINDYWAAFNRLQSELGGNPDIGLHLASACVDAEMTIRSFIPVPVMMDKRMTDSGERKHFLHMWERCLLSGASSLLERGMIAPDTPEKVSDEFEKLSVNPESIFQYDARQILAVKE, from the coding sequence ATGTCCTACATTCATTCATACAGCAATACCGAACGACAGCGGCTTGTCGAACAAGCCGATTTTCTTGAAAAGTACCTTTATCCGACAATTTCATTTGGTCCGGGCGACACACTCCTTGAGGTAGGATGTGGAGTCGGCGCACAGATCCGTTGCATGCTCAGACGTTTCAAACCTGCAATGATAACCGGAGTCGACCGTGAAACTTCTCAAGTGGAGCAGGCACTGGCAAACCTGCCTGACGAAGTACAGACAGGAACGGTCGAGCTGTATATCGCTACAGGTGACCTTTTACCCTTTAACGACAACACCTTTGATGGTGCGTATATTTTCTTTGTCTTCGAACATCTTTCAGATCCCGTACCGGTCATCCGTGAAATAAAGCGGGTACTCAAACCAGGCGGCAAGTTTTATTGCACCGAAGTAGTCAATCAGGCCCTATACGTTTATCCTCGCAGCCCTGCCATCAATGATTATTGGGCAGCGTTCAACAGGTTGCAAAGCGAACTCGGCGGAAACCCCGACATAGGGCTTCATCTCGCATCAGCATGTGTCGATGCGGAGATGACCATCAGGTCATTCATACCGGTACCTGTCATGATGGACAAGCGAATGACGGACAGTGGAGAGCGAAAACATTTTCTTCATATGTGGGAACGATGCCTGCTGAGCGGAGCATCTTCTTTGCTCGAACGTGGAATGATTGCACCGGACACCCCTGAAAAGGTATCCGACGAGTTCGAAAAACTCAGCGTCAATCCCGAATCAATTTTTCAATATGATGCCCGCCAGATCCTGGCAGTCAAAGAATAG